The proteins below come from a single Streptomyces sp. B3I8 genomic window:
- a CDS encoding SDR family oxidoreductase yields the protein MVEAVQDAGVVVTGAGGGIGAALARRFAAEGARVVVNDLDAGRARAVAEEIGGIAVPGDASAVVADARDALGGTVDIYCANAGLGSGGTEAAPEEVWASAWDVNVMAHVRAAHALIPGWLERGSGRFVSTVSAAGLLTMIGAAPYSVTKHGAYAFAEWLSLTYRHRGIKVHAICPQGVRTDMLTAAGSAGELVLAPTAIEPEAVADALFAGIAEDRFLILPHPEVAAYYQARAADPDRWMTNMNHLQQKWEADA from the coding sequence ATGGTGGAAGCCGTGCAGGATGCGGGAGTGGTCGTCACCGGAGCCGGGGGCGGGATCGGGGCCGCGCTGGCCCGGCGGTTCGCCGCCGAGGGGGCCCGGGTCGTGGTCAACGACCTGGACGCCGGCCGGGCGCGCGCCGTCGCCGAGGAGATCGGTGGGATCGCCGTTCCCGGTGACGCCTCCGCGGTCGTGGCGGACGCGCGCGACGCCCTCGGCGGCACCGTCGACATCTACTGCGCCAACGCCGGCCTCGGCAGCGGCGGCACCGAGGCCGCTCCCGAGGAGGTGTGGGCGAGCGCCTGGGACGTCAACGTCATGGCGCACGTCCGCGCCGCCCACGCGCTGATCCCCGGCTGGCTGGAGCGCGGCAGCGGGCGTTTCGTGTCGACCGTCTCGGCGGCCGGGCTCCTCACCATGATCGGCGCCGCCCCCTACAGCGTCACCAAGCACGGCGCGTACGCCTTCGCCGAGTGGCTGTCGCTCACCTACCGCCACCGCGGGATCAAGGTGCACGCCATCTGCCCGCAGGGCGTCCGCACCGACATGCTCACCGCGGCCGGCAGCGCCGGCGAACTCGTGCTCGCGCCCACCGCCATCGAACCGGAGGCCGTCGCCGACGCGCTGTTCGCGGGCATCGCCGAGGACCGCTTCCTGATCCTGCCGCACCCCGAGGTCGCCGCCTACTACCAGGCGCGGGCCGCCGACCCCGACCGATGGATGACAAACATGAACCACCTCCAGCAGAAGTGGGAGGCCGACGCGTGA